The Prodigiosinella aquatilis region CTTACCTTAAGTGCGAACAAAATGGCATAAGTACACGTTAATATTAATGACAACGCCCTTACTGGCGGTCGGGAAGGAAATAAATAATGAACCATGAGGCGATTAACCTGGTTGAAATTCGCGGGCTCAATTTCCGACGTGGAGAGCGTTCGATATTTACTGACATCTCGCTGGATGTACCGAAAAGAAAAGTGACGGCCATTATGGGGCCGTCGGGGATTGGGAAAACGACGTTGCTGCGGTTGATTGGTGGTCAACTTCAGCCAGACAGCGGGGACATCTGGTTTGATGGGGAAAATATTCCGACGCTTTCTCGTTCTGGATTATATGAATCCCGTAAGAAAATGAGCATGTTATTTCAGTCTGGGGCATTGTTTACCGATCTGAACGTGTTTGATAATGTTGCCTGGCCGTTGCGTGAGCACAGCCGGTTACCGGAACCATTGCTTCACAGTACGGTAATGATGAAGTTGGAAGCGGTGGGATTGCGTGGTGCCGCACAACTTATGCCTTCGGAGCTTTCCGGGGGGATGGCGCGACGTGCTGCGTTAGCACGCTCAATTGCCCTGGATCCTCAACTGATCATGTTTGATGAGCCTTTTGGTGGTCAGGACCCTATAACCATGGGGGTTTTAGTCAAGCTCATTAGTGAGTTAAACCATGCGCTAGGTGCGACCTTTATCGTGGTATCTCACGATGTCCATGAGGTACTGAGTATTGCTGATTACGCTTATATTATCGCCGACCAGCGCGTAATCGCTAAAGGCACACCGGAGGAGTTGCAAGTAAATACAGATCCTCGTGTGCGCCAGTTCTTGGATGGCATCGCTGACGGGCCGGTACCGTTCCGTTACCCGGCTGGTGATTACCAACTTGAGTTACTAGGCTCTGGGAGTTAAATAATTCATGCTACTTCAGGCAGTAGCGTCGTTAGGACGCCTCGGTA contains the following coding sequences:
- the mlaF gene encoding phospholipid ABC transporter ATP-binding protein MlaF; its protein translation is MNHEAINLVEIRGLNFRRGERSIFTDISLDVPKRKVTAIMGPSGIGKTTLLRLIGGQLQPDSGDIWFDGENIPTLSRSGLYESRKKMSMLFQSGALFTDLNVFDNVAWPLREHSRLPEPLLHSTVMMKLEAVGLRGAAQLMPSELSGGMARRAALARSIALDPQLIMFDEPFGGQDPITMGVLVKLISELNHALGATFIVVSHDVHEVLSIADYAYIIADQRVIAKGTPEELQVNTDPRVRQFLDGIADGPVPFRYPAGDYQLELLGSGS